The genomic DNA ATTATAACGCAACAACTAGCACTTTAAACGCTCTTAGTAAAGCTCAAGTAAATAGTGATCCAAAACAAGGCGGTAAAAAAACGACCAAAGATGAAACAAGACTTGATCTCACGCTTGATTATGCTTTAAAATACGGAGATTACGTAGATTTTCATATCTTCCCATATTATCAAAAAATTAAACAAGAGCTAGATGATAATAGCGGATTTGAAGATAAAAAATATGGAATAAATTTAAAAAACCGTATGGATTACGGCAACGGCGAGCTAATTTATGGCTATGAATACTATATAAACAAAGGATTAAGATATAGAAATAATCAAGGCTCCAGAAGAGGCGTAACCGTAAAAAACAGTATAAACGTAGATTTAGAAAAAAAATCTCACTCAATTTATGTCATGGATAATCACCATTTTAACGACTGGTTTAGTATAAGTAGCGGATATAGATTTGAAAAAGCTAGTTATGATTTGGATAGAAGTTCTATCACGAATATTTATATGCCAAACTCGACACGCCCGATGACAACGGTAAAAAATATTGCAAATCAGCCAGATACAAATAATCACGCATTTGAAATAACTCCAAATTTAAAATACTCTGATACCGGAAATATATATTTTAAATTTGAAAGAGGATTTTACTCTGCATCTCCGACTCAACTAACAAATAGCGTACGTCCTCAAGGCGCTACTCGCGGTTCAGTTTATAAATTTAACAATTTAAAATCAGAGATATTTTATACATACGAGATCGGCGCTAAAGACTATTTTCTAGGCTCGTACATGAGCGCTACGGCATTTATCACGGATAAAAAAAATGAGATAAGAAACATAATGGAAGAAGACCATACTCTATGGCGTTTTATAAATTTAGATAAAACAAGAAGGCTTGGGATAGAACTTTACGCAAGTCAATATATGTTAGATAATGATCTTAGCTTAAAACAAACATATTCATACGTAGATGCAAAAATCACAAGCGGTGAGTTTAATAATAAAAGAATACCTCTAGCGGCAAAACATAAATTAGTTTTCGGAGCAGACTACAAAGTGATTAGAAATCTAAATGTTTTTGGCGATATAAAATACTTTTCTGATATGCTCGATAACGGATATGAGAAAATAAACTCGAAAACCATAGTAGAT from Campylobacter fetus subsp. fetus includes the following:
- a CDS encoding TonB-dependent receptor, which gives rise to MLKKITICSLSAATLVFGTQIRLDTTVISTSGFETKLKDEVRNVIVITSEDIQNKGYKNVEEILEAEPSISFIDPGFGRTIDMRGQGINSNFSTKIMLNGVALNMLDTSHATVPINTISVDDIEQIEIIPGGGSVLYGNGTSGGVINIITKNQPRDFYTNLSTKFGSYNYKDLNFAVGGMANDDLFLKFNAKKFDEKGYRDGEKNRGYYTSGGATYQINDNQSVMLNSSYYNATTSTLNALSKAQVNSDPKQGGKKTTKDETRLDLTLDYALKYGDYVDFHIFPYYQKIKQELDDNSGFEDKKYGINLKNRMDYGNGELIYGYEYYINKGLRYRNNQGSRRGVTVKNSINVDLEKKSHSIYVMDNHHFNDWFSISSGYRFEKASYDLDRSSITNIYMPNSTRPMTTVKNIANQPDTNNHAFEITPNLKYSDTGNIYFKFERGFYSASPTQLTNSVRPQGATRGSVYKFNNLKSEIFYTYEIGAKDYFLGSYMSATAFITDKKNEIRNIMEEDHTLWRFINLDKTRRLGIELYASQYMLDNDLSLKQTYSYVDAKITSGEFNNKRIPLAAKHKLVFGADYKVIRNLNVFGDIKYFSDMLDNGYEKINSKTIVDIGAKYSFPKGFLVIAGIKNLFDKRYFTYQDKIKDQYKPANARNYYVEFKYVY